The proteins below are encoded in one region of Cololabis saira isolate AMF1-May2022 chromosome 13, fColSai1.1, whole genome shotgun sequence:
- the zfr2 gene encoding zinc finger RNA-binding protein isoform X2 — translation MAASNYFGFTHGAGPQYSTQPPQAYSHPSTASYSVQQAPAVAHAVTASYSPAPVQAARPVVSASYPAYQTHQAPPDYTYRQPDPPQTTTTPQTYQVYSDMENYNYGRPPVVTTYDNKQYYQTSIASAQRTPTDNYYQTIGVKSEYSPATSTVYNQPPPPQRQVTALKPLAISSPVSTSYNIYPVSTSVQQSPTPISSYTLGSSFSSTASASSYSVLQHSLKELLEALASGTMQASLATTGISYSNYDSVGYTSTSSPSYYQPAQQTLSQPQPPPQQSQLPQQPQETQPSIQSLPKQLTSSSWSNSGSNMVTAPTGNTYKKPAFHQHKLQRPKGPPKQPQLHYCDICKISCAGPQTYREHNEGQKHKKKEAALKAGGQSGTSNGPRGVQTQLRCELCDVSCTGADAYAAHIRGAKHQKVVKLHTKLGKPIPSTEPVLVNSASVITTSTAGKPSVSSSVSLSVSTTSSAAVTPKHAAANTTTKISLPVKKPTPFKMTSTSNKPAASPAATTVAVAPAKADDPVKPSVQKMEPQGEDEKGDRAGGQGDVQPVGHDYVEEVRNDDGKVIRFHCKLCECSFNDPNAKDMHLKGRRHRLQYKKKVNPELPVEIKPNNRTRKLQESKLKKQKQKAVLKRQRDDEQRWQMDMRRYEEDMYWRRMEEEQMYWGDQRRRMAPPPLMSRPGMPVPPLLTCVRRPDSSDDRHIMAKHSTIYPVEEELQAVQRIVSHTERALKLVSDSLIEKETKADPTNATDAANEGDEKSSENTTRLLKGVMRVGILAKGLLLRGDRNVELILLTAKKPTISLLKSITKQLPKDFSTFSEDQYEVQAHPEEANIVIFSSKEPKMQVTLSLTSPLMREDPAAEKDKQAGGKAAEKDDAESEPPDLLNKKKCLEYLAALRHAKWFQARANGLQSCVIIIRVLRDLCQRVPTWGKMPAWAMELLVEKVISSATAPLSPGEAMRRVLECISTGILMPDGPGLMDPCEKEPTDVMGSVNPQAREDITASAQHALRLLAFRQVHKVLGMESLPASKASARNRKRRRDVSDVGEGEGEGKKDKKEEATSA, via the exons ATGGCTGCAAGCAACTATTTCGGCTTCACACATGGTGCCGGTCCGCAATACAG TACCCAGCCTCCCCAGGCCTACTCACATCCTTCTACAGCCAGCTACagtgtccagcaggctccagcTGTTGCTCATGCAGTGACAGCATCCTACTCTCCAGCTCCAGTCCAGGCAGCCAGGCCTGTGGTCTCGGCCTCTTATCCTGCCTATCAGACCCACCAGGCACCTCCAGACTACACGTACCGACAGCCAGACCCCCCTCAAACTACCACCACACCACAGACGTACCAGGTATACTCAGACATG GAGAACTACAACTATGGGCGTCCTCCTGTTGTGACGACATATGACAACAAACAGTACTACCAGACGAGTATAGCCTCGGCTCAGCGGACGCCCACAGACAATTATTACCAGACCA TAGGAGTAAAGAGCGAATATAGTCCAGCCACCTCTACCGTGTACAACCAGCCTCCTCCACCTCAGCGGCAGGTCACTGCTCTGAAACCCCTGGCCATCTCCAGCCCTGTTTCTACCAGCTACAACATTTACCCAGTGTCCACCAGTGTTCAACAATCTCCAACACCCATTTCATCATACACCCTGGGCTCCTCTTTCAGCTCCACCGCCTCAGCCAGCTCTTACTCTG TTCTGCAGCACAGCTTGAAAGAACTACTGGAGGCATTGGCAAGTGGCACAATGCAGGCGTCCTTAGCGACCACAG GTATTAGTTACTCCAATTATGACTCGGTTGGCTACACCTCCACATCGAGCCCATCCTATTACCAGCCGGCCCAGCAGACTCTGTCCCAACCGCAGCCTCCACCGCAGCAGTCGCAGCTGCCCCAGCAGCCCCAAGAAACCCAGCCCTCTATCCAATCACTACCCAAGCAGCTCACAAGTTCATCCTGGAGTAACTCGGGCAGCAACATGGTAACAGCCCCAACCGGAAACACCTATAAAAAGCCTGCTTTCCACCAGCACAAGCTCCAAAGACCCAAAGGGCCTCCCAAACAACCTCAGCTTCATTACTGTGACATTTGCAAGATCAGCTGTGCAGGCCCTCAG ACATACCGGGAACACAATGAAGGCCAAAAACATAAGAAAAAGGAGGCCGCCCTAAAGGCTGGGGGGCAGTCTGGGACCAGCAATGGGCCAAGAGGAGTCCAGACTCAGTTACGCTGTGAGTTATGTGATGTGTCATGCACCGGAGCGGACGCCTATGCTGCACATATCCGTGGGGCCAAACACCAAAAG GTGGTGAAACTTCACACCAAACTTGGCAAACCTATACCTTCAACTGAGCCAGTGTTGGTTAACTCTGCTTCAGTTATCACAACCTCAACAGCTGGGAAACCTTCAGTCTCCTCCTCCGTGTCTCTATCAGTCTCGACCACTTCATCTGCTGCTGTGACGCCCAAACACGCGGCCGCAAACACCACAACCAAAATAAGCCTTCCAGTCAAGAAACCAACCCCCTTCAAAATGACTTCCACTT CTAATAAGCCAGCCGCTTCTCCAGCAGCCACAACTGTTGCGGTGGCGCCTGCTAAAGCAGACGATCCTGTTAAGCCATCAGTCCAGAAGATGGAGCCACAGGGTGAGGATGAGAAAGGTGACAGAGCTGGAGGTCAGGGGGACGTCCAACCTGTGGGACATGACTATGTTGAAGAG GTACGTAATGATGATGGGAAAGTGATTCGATTCCACTGTAAACTGTGTGAGTGCAGCTTCAATGATCCCAATGCTAAAGACATGCACCTGAAGGGAAGGAGACACAGACTGCAGTACAAG AAGAAAGTGAACCCTGAGCTTCCTGTGGAGATTAAGCCCAATAACCGGACTAGAAAGCTGCAGGAGAGCAAGCTAAAGAAGCAAAAGCAGAAGGCTGTGCTGAAGAGACAGAGAGACGATGAGCAGCGCTGGCAGATGGACATGAG GCGATATGAGGAGGACATGTactggaggaggatggaggaggagcagaTGTATTGGGGAGACCAGAGACGCAGGATGGCGCCTCCACCTTTGATGAGTCGTCCTGGGATGCCAGTGCCCCCTCTACTG ACGTGTGTACGTCGACCTGACTCTTCTGACGACCGTCACATCATGGCCAAGCACTCCACTATTTACCCAGTGGAAGAGGAGCTGCAGGCTGTTCAGAGGATCGTCTCTCACACGGAGAGAGCTCTAAAGCTGGTGTCTGACTCCCTAATCGAGAAGGAGACCAAAGCTGATCCGACTAATGCGACTGATGCGGCTAATGAAGGAGATGAAAAAAG CTCTGAAAACACCACGCGGCTGTTAAAAGGAGTGATGAGGGTGGGCATCCTGGCCAAGGGCTTGCTGCTTCGTGGGGACAGAAATGTGGAGCTCATCCTGCTGACTGCTAAGAAACCCACCATCTCATTACTGAAGAGCATCACCAAGCAGCTGCCAAAGGATTTCTCG ACATTTTCTGAAGATCAGTATGAGGTGCAGGCTCACCCCGAGGAGGCGAACATCGTGATATTTTCAAGCAAGGAGCCCAAAATGCAGGTGACCCTTTCTCTCACCTCGCCGCTGATGAGGGAGGACCCTGCTGCTGAGAAGGACAAGCAGGCAGGAGGAAAAGCGGCTGAGAAAG ATGATGCTGAGAGCGAGCCTCCCGACCTTCTGAATAAGAAGAAATGTTTGGAGTACCTGGCTGCCCTCCGTCACGCCAAATGGTTTCAG GCTCGTGCAAATGGACTGCAGTCCTGTGTGATCATAATTCGTGTGTTGAGAGATTTATGTCAGCGTGTTCCCACCTGGGGGAAGATGCCTGCTTGG GCaatggagctgctggtggagaaGGTGATCAGTAGCGCCACAGCTCCCCTCAGCCCAGGAGAGGCCATGCGTAGGGTTCTGGAGTGCATCTCTACGGGCATCCTGATGCCAG ATGGACCAGGTCTGATGGACCCCTGTGAAAAAGAGCCCACAGATGTTATGGGGAGCGTGAACCCTCAAGCCCGGGAGGACATAACCGCCAGCGCGCAG CATGCTCTGCGGCTGCTTGCTTTCCGTCAGGTCCACAAGGTTCTAGGCATGGAGTCCCTGCCGGCGTCCAAGGCTAGTGCACGCAACCGCAAACGTCGGCGGGACGTCAGCGACGTGGGCGAAGGCGAGGGGGAGGGCAAGAAAGACAAGAAAGAAGAAGCAACAAGTGCTTAG
- the zfr2 gene encoding zinc finger RNA-binding protein isoform X5 has translation MAASNYFGFTHGAGPQYSTQPPQAYSHPSTASYSVQQAPAVAHAVTASYSPAPVQAARPVVSASYPAYQTHQAPPDYTYRQPDPPQTTTTPQTYQENYNYGRPPVVTTYDNKQYYQTSIASAQRTPTDNYYQTIGVKSEYSPATSTVYNQPPPPQRQVTALKPLAISSPVSTSYNIYPVSTSVQQSPTPISSYTLGSSFSSTASASSYSVLQHSLKELLEALASGTMQASLATTGISYSNYDSVGYTSTSSPSYYQPAQQTLSQPQPPPQQSQLPQQPQETQPSIQSLPKQLTSSSWSNSGSNMVTAPTGNTYKKPAFHQHKLQRPKGPPKQPQLHYCDICKISCAGPQTYREHNEGQKHKKKEAALKAGGQSGTSNGPRGVQTQLRCELCDVSCTGADAYAAHIRGAKHQKVVKLHTKLGKPIPSTEPVLVNSASVITTSTAGKPSVSSSVSLSVSTTSSAAVTPKHAAANTTTKISLPVKKPTPFKMTSTSNKPAASPAATTVAVAPAKADDPVKPSVQKMEPQGEDEKGDRAGGQGDVQPVGHDYVEEVRNDDGKVIRFHCKLCECSFNDPNAKDMHLKGRRHRLQYKKKVNPELPVEIKPNNRTRKLQESKLKKQKQKAVLKRQRDDEQRWQMDMRRYEEDMYWRRMEEEQMYWGDQRRRMAPPPLMSRPGMPVPPLLTCVRRPDSSDDRHIMAKHSTIYPVEEELQAVQRIVSHTERALKLVSDSLIEKETKADPTNATDAANEGDEKSSENTTRLLKGVMRVGILAKGLLLRGDRNVELILLTAKKPTISLLKSITKQLPKDFSTFSEDQYEVQAHPEEANIVIFSSKEPKMQVTLSLTSPLMREDPAAEKDKQAGGKAAEKDDAESEPPDLLNKKKCLEYLAALRHAKWFQARANGLQSCVIIIRVLRDLCQRVPTWGKMPAWAMELLVEKVISSATAPLSPGEAMRRVLECISTGILMPDGPGLMDPCEKEPTDVMGSVNPQAREDITASAQHALRLLAFRQVHKVLGMESLPASKASARNRKRRRDVSDVGEGEGEGKKDKKEEATSA, from the exons ATGGCTGCAAGCAACTATTTCGGCTTCACACATGGTGCCGGTCCGCAATACAG TACCCAGCCTCCCCAGGCCTACTCACATCCTTCTACAGCCAGCTACagtgtccagcaggctccagcTGTTGCTCATGCAGTGACAGCATCCTACTCTCCAGCTCCAGTCCAGGCAGCCAGGCCTGTGGTCTCGGCCTCTTATCCTGCCTATCAGACCCACCAGGCACCTCCAGACTACACGTACCGACAGCCAGACCCCCCTCAAACTACCACCACACCACAGACGTACCAG GAGAACTACAACTATGGGCGTCCTCCTGTTGTGACGACATATGACAACAAACAGTACTACCAGACGAGTATAGCCTCGGCTCAGCGGACGCCCACAGACAATTATTACCAGACCA TAGGAGTAAAGAGCGAATATAGTCCAGCCACCTCTACCGTGTACAACCAGCCTCCTCCACCTCAGCGGCAGGTCACTGCTCTGAAACCCCTGGCCATCTCCAGCCCTGTTTCTACCAGCTACAACATTTACCCAGTGTCCACCAGTGTTCAACAATCTCCAACACCCATTTCATCATACACCCTGGGCTCCTCTTTCAGCTCCACCGCCTCAGCCAGCTCTTACTCTG TTCTGCAGCACAGCTTGAAAGAACTACTGGAGGCATTGGCAAGTGGCACAATGCAGGCGTCCTTAGCGACCACAG GTATTAGTTACTCCAATTATGACTCGGTTGGCTACACCTCCACATCGAGCCCATCCTATTACCAGCCGGCCCAGCAGACTCTGTCCCAACCGCAGCCTCCACCGCAGCAGTCGCAGCTGCCCCAGCAGCCCCAAGAAACCCAGCCCTCTATCCAATCACTACCCAAGCAGCTCACAAGTTCATCCTGGAGTAACTCGGGCAGCAACATGGTAACAGCCCCAACCGGAAACACCTATAAAAAGCCTGCTTTCCACCAGCACAAGCTCCAAAGACCCAAAGGGCCTCCCAAACAACCTCAGCTTCATTACTGTGACATTTGCAAGATCAGCTGTGCAGGCCCTCAG ACATACCGGGAACACAATGAAGGCCAAAAACATAAGAAAAAGGAGGCCGCCCTAAAGGCTGGGGGGCAGTCTGGGACCAGCAATGGGCCAAGAGGAGTCCAGACTCAGTTACGCTGTGAGTTATGTGATGTGTCATGCACCGGAGCGGACGCCTATGCTGCACATATCCGTGGGGCCAAACACCAAAAG GTGGTGAAACTTCACACCAAACTTGGCAAACCTATACCTTCAACTGAGCCAGTGTTGGTTAACTCTGCTTCAGTTATCACAACCTCAACAGCTGGGAAACCTTCAGTCTCCTCCTCCGTGTCTCTATCAGTCTCGACCACTTCATCTGCTGCTGTGACGCCCAAACACGCGGCCGCAAACACCACAACCAAAATAAGCCTTCCAGTCAAGAAACCAACCCCCTTCAAAATGACTTCCACTT CTAATAAGCCAGCCGCTTCTCCAGCAGCCACAACTGTTGCGGTGGCGCCTGCTAAAGCAGACGATCCTGTTAAGCCATCAGTCCAGAAGATGGAGCCACAGGGTGAGGATGAGAAAGGTGACAGAGCTGGAGGTCAGGGGGACGTCCAACCTGTGGGACATGACTATGTTGAAGAG GTACGTAATGATGATGGGAAAGTGATTCGATTCCACTGTAAACTGTGTGAGTGCAGCTTCAATGATCCCAATGCTAAAGACATGCACCTGAAGGGAAGGAGACACAGACTGCAGTACAAG AAGAAAGTGAACCCTGAGCTTCCTGTGGAGATTAAGCCCAATAACCGGACTAGAAAGCTGCAGGAGAGCAAGCTAAAGAAGCAAAAGCAGAAGGCTGTGCTGAAGAGACAGAGAGACGATGAGCAGCGCTGGCAGATGGACATGAG GCGATATGAGGAGGACATGTactggaggaggatggaggaggagcagaTGTATTGGGGAGACCAGAGACGCAGGATGGCGCCTCCACCTTTGATGAGTCGTCCTGGGATGCCAGTGCCCCCTCTACTG ACGTGTGTACGTCGACCTGACTCTTCTGACGACCGTCACATCATGGCCAAGCACTCCACTATTTACCCAGTGGAAGAGGAGCTGCAGGCTGTTCAGAGGATCGTCTCTCACACGGAGAGAGCTCTAAAGCTGGTGTCTGACTCCCTAATCGAGAAGGAGACCAAAGCTGATCCGACTAATGCGACTGATGCGGCTAATGAAGGAGATGAAAAAAG CTCTGAAAACACCACGCGGCTGTTAAAAGGAGTGATGAGGGTGGGCATCCTGGCCAAGGGCTTGCTGCTTCGTGGGGACAGAAATGTGGAGCTCATCCTGCTGACTGCTAAGAAACCCACCATCTCATTACTGAAGAGCATCACCAAGCAGCTGCCAAAGGATTTCTCG ACATTTTCTGAAGATCAGTATGAGGTGCAGGCTCACCCCGAGGAGGCGAACATCGTGATATTTTCAAGCAAGGAGCCCAAAATGCAGGTGACCCTTTCTCTCACCTCGCCGCTGATGAGGGAGGACCCTGCTGCTGAGAAGGACAAGCAGGCAGGAGGAAAAGCGGCTGAGAAAG ATGATGCTGAGAGCGAGCCTCCCGACCTTCTGAATAAGAAGAAATGTTTGGAGTACCTGGCTGCCCTCCGTCACGCCAAATGGTTTCAG GCTCGTGCAAATGGACTGCAGTCCTGTGTGATCATAATTCGTGTGTTGAGAGATTTATGTCAGCGTGTTCCCACCTGGGGGAAGATGCCTGCTTGG GCaatggagctgctggtggagaaGGTGATCAGTAGCGCCACAGCTCCCCTCAGCCCAGGAGAGGCCATGCGTAGGGTTCTGGAGTGCATCTCTACGGGCATCCTGATGCCAG ATGGACCAGGTCTGATGGACCCCTGTGAAAAAGAGCCCACAGATGTTATGGGGAGCGTGAACCCTCAAGCCCGGGAGGACATAACCGCCAGCGCGCAG CATGCTCTGCGGCTGCTTGCTTTCCGTCAGGTCCACAAGGTTCTAGGCATGGAGTCCCTGCCGGCGTCCAAGGCTAGTGCACGCAACCGCAAACGTCGGCGGGACGTCAGCGACGTGGGCGAAGGCGAGGGGGAGGGCAAGAAAGACAAGAAAGAAGAAGCAACAAGTGCTTAG
- the zfr2 gene encoding zinc finger RNA-binding protein isoform X7, producing MAASNYFGFTHGAGPQYSTQPPQAYSHPSTASYSVQQAPAVAHAVTASYSPAPVQAARPVVSASYPAYQTHQAPPDYTYRQPDPPQTTTTPQTYQVYSDMQENYNYGRPPVVTTYDNKQYYQTSIASAQRTPTDNYYQTRVKSEYSPATSTVYNQPPPPQRQVTALKPLAISSPVSTSYNIYPVSTSVQQSPTPISSYTLGSSFSSTASASSYSGISYSNYDSVGYTSTSSPSYYQPAQQTLSQPQPPPQQSQLPQQPQETQPSIQSLPKQLTSSSWSNSGSNMVTAPTGNTYKKPAFHQHKLQRPKGPPKQPQLHYCDICKISCAGPQTYREHNEGQKHKKKEAALKAGGQSGTSNGPRGVQTQLRCELCDVSCTGADAYAAHIRGAKHQKVVKLHTKLGKPIPSTEPVLVNSASVITTSTAGKPSVSSSVSLSVSTTSSAAVTPKHAAANTTTKISLPVKKPTPFKMTSTSNKPAASPAATTVAVAPAKADDPVKPSVQKMEPQGEDEKGDRAGGQGDVQPVGHDYVEEVRNDDGKVIRFHCKLCECSFNDPNAKDMHLKGRRHRLQYKKKVNPELPVEIKPNNRTRKLQESKLKKQKQKAVLKRQRDDEQRWQMDMRRYEEDMYWRRMEEEQMYWGDQRRRMAPPPLMSRPGMPVPPLLTCVRRPDSSDDRHIMAKHSTIYPVEEELQAVQRIVSHTERALKLVSDSLIEKETKADPTNATDAANEGDEKSSENTTRLLKGVMRVGILAKGLLLRGDRNVELILLTAKKPTISLLKSITKQLPKDFSTFSEDQYEVQAHPEEANIVIFSSKEPKMQVTLSLTSPLMREDPAAEKDKQAGGKAAEKDDAESEPPDLLNKKKCLEYLAALRHAKWFQARANGLQSCVIIIRVLRDLCQRVPTWGKMPAWAMELLVEKVISSATAPLSPGEAMRRVLECISTGILMPDGPGLMDPCEKEPTDVMGSVNPQAREDITASAQHALRLLAFRQVHKVLGMESLPASKASARNRKRRRDVSDVGEGEGEGKKDKKEEATSA from the exons ATGGCTGCAAGCAACTATTTCGGCTTCACACATGGTGCCGGTCCGCAATACAG TACCCAGCCTCCCCAGGCCTACTCACATCCTTCTACAGCCAGCTACagtgtccagcaggctccagcTGTTGCTCATGCAGTGACAGCATCCTACTCTCCAGCTCCAGTCCAGGCAGCCAGGCCTGTGGTCTCGGCCTCTTATCCTGCCTATCAGACCCACCAGGCACCTCCAGACTACACGTACCGACAGCCAGACCCCCCTCAAACTACCACCACACCACAGACGTACCAGGTATACTCAGACATG CAGGAGAACTACAACTATGGGCGTCCTCCTGTTGTGACGACATATGACAACAAACAGTACTACCAGACGAGTATAGCCTCGGCTCAGCGGACGCCCACAGACAATTATTACCAGACCA GAGTAAAGAGCGAATATAGTCCAGCCACCTCTACCGTGTACAACCAGCCTCCTCCACCTCAGCGGCAGGTCACTGCTCTGAAACCCCTGGCCATCTCCAGCCCTGTTTCTACCAGCTACAACATTTACCCAGTGTCCACCAGTGTTCAACAATCTCCAACACCCATTTCATCATACACCCTGGGCTCCTCTTTCAGCTCCACCGCCTCAGCCAGCTCTTACTCTG GTATTAGTTACTCCAATTATGACTCGGTTGGCTACACCTCCACATCGAGCCCATCCTATTACCAGCCGGCCCAGCAGACTCTGTCCCAACCGCAGCCTCCACCGCAGCAGTCGCAGCTGCCCCAGCAGCCCCAAGAAACCCAGCCCTCTATCCAATCACTACCCAAGCAGCTCACAAGTTCATCCTGGAGTAACTCGGGCAGCAACATGGTAACAGCCCCAACCGGAAACACCTATAAAAAGCCTGCTTTCCACCAGCACAAGCTCCAAAGACCCAAAGGGCCTCCCAAACAACCTCAGCTTCATTACTGTGACATTTGCAAGATCAGCTGTGCAGGCCCTCAG ACATACCGGGAACACAATGAAGGCCAAAAACATAAGAAAAAGGAGGCCGCCCTAAAGGCTGGGGGGCAGTCTGGGACCAGCAATGGGCCAAGAGGAGTCCAGACTCAGTTACGCTGTGAGTTATGTGATGTGTCATGCACCGGAGCGGACGCCTATGCTGCACATATCCGTGGGGCCAAACACCAAAAG GTGGTGAAACTTCACACCAAACTTGGCAAACCTATACCTTCAACTGAGCCAGTGTTGGTTAACTCTGCTTCAGTTATCACAACCTCAACAGCTGGGAAACCTTCAGTCTCCTCCTCCGTGTCTCTATCAGTCTCGACCACTTCATCTGCTGCTGTGACGCCCAAACACGCGGCCGCAAACACCACAACCAAAATAAGCCTTCCAGTCAAGAAACCAACCCCCTTCAAAATGACTTCCACTT CTAATAAGCCAGCCGCTTCTCCAGCAGCCACAACTGTTGCGGTGGCGCCTGCTAAAGCAGACGATCCTGTTAAGCCATCAGTCCAGAAGATGGAGCCACAGGGTGAGGATGAGAAAGGTGACAGAGCTGGAGGTCAGGGGGACGTCCAACCTGTGGGACATGACTATGTTGAAGAG GTACGTAATGATGATGGGAAAGTGATTCGATTCCACTGTAAACTGTGTGAGTGCAGCTTCAATGATCCCAATGCTAAAGACATGCACCTGAAGGGAAGGAGACACAGACTGCAGTACAAG AAGAAAGTGAACCCTGAGCTTCCTGTGGAGATTAAGCCCAATAACCGGACTAGAAAGCTGCAGGAGAGCAAGCTAAAGAAGCAAAAGCAGAAGGCTGTGCTGAAGAGACAGAGAGACGATGAGCAGCGCTGGCAGATGGACATGAG GCGATATGAGGAGGACATGTactggaggaggatggaggaggagcagaTGTATTGGGGAGACCAGAGACGCAGGATGGCGCCTCCACCTTTGATGAGTCGTCCTGGGATGCCAGTGCCCCCTCTACTG ACGTGTGTACGTCGACCTGACTCTTCTGACGACCGTCACATCATGGCCAAGCACTCCACTATTTACCCAGTGGAAGAGGAGCTGCAGGCTGTTCAGAGGATCGTCTCTCACACGGAGAGAGCTCTAAAGCTGGTGTCTGACTCCCTAATCGAGAAGGAGACCAAAGCTGATCCGACTAATGCGACTGATGCGGCTAATGAAGGAGATGAAAAAAG CTCTGAAAACACCACGCGGCTGTTAAAAGGAGTGATGAGGGTGGGCATCCTGGCCAAGGGCTTGCTGCTTCGTGGGGACAGAAATGTGGAGCTCATCCTGCTGACTGCTAAGAAACCCACCATCTCATTACTGAAGAGCATCACCAAGCAGCTGCCAAAGGATTTCTCG ACATTTTCTGAAGATCAGTATGAGGTGCAGGCTCACCCCGAGGAGGCGAACATCGTGATATTTTCAAGCAAGGAGCCCAAAATGCAGGTGACCCTTTCTCTCACCTCGCCGCTGATGAGGGAGGACCCTGCTGCTGAGAAGGACAAGCAGGCAGGAGGAAAAGCGGCTGAGAAAG ATGATGCTGAGAGCGAGCCTCCCGACCTTCTGAATAAGAAGAAATGTTTGGAGTACCTGGCTGCCCTCCGTCACGCCAAATGGTTTCAG GCTCGTGCAAATGGACTGCAGTCCTGTGTGATCATAATTCGTGTGTTGAGAGATTTATGTCAGCGTGTTCCCACCTGGGGGAAGATGCCTGCTTGG GCaatggagctgctggtggagaaGGTGATCAGTAGCGCCACAGCTCCCCTCAGCCCAGGAGAGGCCATGCGTAGGGTTCTGGAGTGCATCTCTACGGGCATCCTGATGCCAG ATGGACCAGGTCTGATGGACCCCTGTGAAAAAGAGCCCACAGATGTTATGGGGAGCGTGAACCCTCAAGCCCGGGAGGACATAACCGCCAGCGCGCAG CATGCTCTGCGGCTGCTTGCTTTCCGTCAGGTCCACAAGGTTCTAGGCATGGAGTCCCTGCCGGCGTCCAAGGCTAGTGCACGCAACCGCAAACGTCGGCGGGACGTCAGCGACGTGGGCGAAGGCGAGGGGGAGGGCAAGAAAGACAAGAAAGAAGAAGCAACAAGTGCTTAG